Proteins encoded in a region of the Buchnera aphidicola (Thelaxes suberi) genome:
- the rplK gene encoding 50S ribosomal protein L11, which translates to MAKKIQGYIKLQVAAGMANPSPPIGPALGQKGLNIMEFCKLFNSQTNQIEKGLPVPVIITVYSDKTFTFIIKTTPASTLLKKELNVKSGSDNPKEKKIGTLKRSQLYQIAEIKKADMTGNSIEKMVRSIEGTAKSMGIIIEN; encoded by the coding sequence ATGGCGAAAAAAATACAAGGTTATATAAAATTACAAGTTGCTGCTGGAATGGCAAATCCTAGTCCTCCTATTGGTCCTGCGTTAGGTCAAAAAGGATTAAATATTATGGAGTTTTGCAAGTTATTTAATAGTCAAACTAATCAGATTGAAAAAGGTTTACCTGTTCCCGTTATTATCACTGTGTATTCTGATAAAACTTTTACTTTTATTATTAAAACAACTCCAGCTTCAACATTATTAAAAAAAGAATTAAATGTTAAGTCTGGTTCAGATAATCCGAAAGAAAAAAAAATAGGAACACTTAAAAGATCACAACTTTATCAAATTGCAGAAATTAAGAAAGCAGATATGACCGGTAATAGTATTGAAAAAATGGTGCGTTCAATTGAAGGAACGGCTAAGTCTATGGGCATAATAATAGAGAATTAG
- a CDS encoding methylenetetrahydrofolate reductase has translation MIKIKNIDNYEKNKLNSVAINKISFSFEFFPPKNLYDDLSLKNISKIFSAYNPSFFSITYSPNSCDRYRTQNLALKIQNYTNIPTAAHLTCIDISRIELLNIIKNYWKNGIKNIVALRGDRPKNNISVSSMYALDLVKLLKKTADFNISVAAYPETHPESTSAKQDLIFLKKKLDAGADQAITQFFFDIDKFLYFRDECIKIGITKPIIPGILPIKNFIQLKKFSNLTNVTIPKHISNLFENITLENNYSGKIIGSILISQMIEKLYKEGINNFHFYTLNDVEMINSVCKTINSKISLM, from the coding sequence ATGATTAAAATAAAAAATATCGATAATTACGAAAAAAATAAATTAAATAGTGTTGCTATTAATAAAATTTCATTTTCTTTTGAATTTTTTCCTCCTAAAAATTTATACGACGACTTATCTTTAAAAAACATATCAAAAATTTTTTCTGCATATAATCCTAGTTTTTTTTCTATAACATATAGTCCAAATAGTTGTGACCGATATCGTACACAAAATTTAGCATTAAAAATTCAAAATTATACCAATATCCCTACTGCAGCACACTTAACTTGTATAGATATTTCTCGAATAGAACTACTTAATATAATAAAAAATTATTGGAAAAATGGAATCAAAAACATAGTAGCTTTGAGAGGAGATAGGCCTAAAAATAATATATCTGTATCTAGCATGTATGCATTAGATTTAGTTAAATTATTAAAAAAAACAGCTGATTTTAATATTTCAGTAGCGGCATATCCAGAAACGCATCCTGAATCTACTTCTGCAAAACAAGATTTAATTTTTTTAAAAAAAAAACTAGATGCTGGAGCTGATCAAGCTATAACTCAATTTTTTTTTGATATTGACAAATTTTTATACTTTCGTGATGAATGTATTAAAATAGGAATAACTAAACCTATCATACCTGGTATTTTACCAATTAAAAATTTTATTCAATTAAAAAAATTTTCTAATTTAACTAATGTTACCATACCTAAACATATATCTAATTTATTTGAAAATATTACTCTAGAAAACAATTATTCTGGAAAAATTATTGGATCAATTTTAATATCTCAAATGATAGAAAAATTATATAAAGAAGGGATAAATAATTTTCATTTCTATACTTTAAACGATGTAGAAATGATTAATTCTGTATGCAAAACAATAAATTCTAAAATATCTCTAATGTAA
- the nusG gene encoding transcription termination/antitermination protein NusG has product MVVIKKRWYVLQAFSGCESRIAESIRDYIKNNKLETIFGEVLVPSEEVIEIKKGQRKKSEYKFFPGYVLINMIMNNENWHLVRSIPHVMGFVGGTSDQPSPISNIEVEKILNRLKKSDNKPRPKTLFEPGEMVRVNDGPFSDFNGIVEKVDYEKNRLTVSVSIFGRSTPVELDFAQIEKS; this is encoded by the coding sequence GTGGTAGTTATAAAAAAACGTTGGTATGTACTGCAAGCTTTTTCTGGTTGTGAAAGTCGTATAGCGGAGTCTATTCGAGATTATATTAAAAATAATAAGTTAGAAACAATTTTTGGGGAAGTATTAGTTCCTTCAGAAGAAGTGATAGAAATAAAAAAAGGTCAAAGAAAAAAAAGTGAGTATAAATTTTTTCCAGGTTATGTATTAATAAATATGATTATGAATAATGAAAATTGGCATTTGGTAAGAAGTATTCCACACGTAATGGGTTTTGTTGGTGGTACGTCAGATCAACCTTCTCCTATTAGTAATATAGAAGTTGAAAAAATTTTAAATAGATTAAAGAAATCAGATAATAAACCAAGACCAAAAACTTTGTTTGAGCCAGGAGAAATGGTTCGAGTGAATGATGGACCATTTTCAGATTTTAATGGGATTGTAGAAAAAGTTGATTATGAAAAAAATCGATTAACTGTTTCTGTGTCCATATTTGGACGATCAACTCCTGTAGAATTAGATTTTGCTCAAATAGAAAAAAGTTAA
- the rplL gene encoding 50S ribosomal protein L7/L12 — MSITKEQIIESISEMSVKNIVELVAAMEEKFGVSATISVNASNDVNKTNVEEKTEFDVILKNIGPNKVSVIKAVRTATGLGLKQAKDLVESAPIAIKERINNEDSQKLKKILEEVGAEIEIK; from the coding sequence ATGTCTATTACAAAAGAACAAATTATAGAATCAATATCAGAAATGTCTGTCAAAAATATTGTTGAATTAGTTGCTGCTATGGAAGAAAAGTTTGGAGTATCTGCTACTATTTCTGTTAATGCTTCAAATGATGTAAATAAAACTAATGTAGAAGAAAAAACAGAATTTGATGTAATTTTAAAAAATATCGGTCCTAATAAAGTTTCTGTAATTAAAGCAGTACGTACAGCTACAGGATTAGGACTAAAACAAGCTAAAGATCTTGTAGAATCAGCACCTATTGCTATTAAAGAGCGTATTAATAATGAAGATTCTCAAAAATTAAAGAAAATTTTAGAAGAAGTTGGCGCTGAAATAGAAATTAAATAA
- the secE gene encoding preprotein translocase subunit SecE has protein sequence MNNKYCNYFNKFIVIFNYWKHGIFLFIFCSSIFCYTYFNKNLFYGSIVLLTIILLLTVFFLILNKNKIFYLIYSIKNEIKKIVWPDKNDTFYITIIVVFITIIMSLILWILDNLSYNLISYILKMRI, from the coding sequence ATGAATAACAAATATTGTAATTATTTTAATAAATTTATTGTAATATTTAACTATTGGAAGCATGGTATTTTTCTTTTTATTTTTTGCTCTTCGATTTTTTGTTATACGTATTTTAATAAAAATTTATTTTATGGTTCCATAGTTTTATTAACTATAATATTATTATTAACTGTTTTTTTTTTAATATTAAATAAAAATAAAATTTTTTATTTAATATATTCAATTAAAAATGAAATTAAAAAAATTGTTTGGCCAGATAAAAATGATACGTTTTATATAACTATTATTGTTGTTTTTATAACAATAATAATGTCATTAATTTTATGGATTTTAGACAATTTATCGTATAACTTAATTTCTTACATTTTAAAAATGAGGATATAG
- the rpoB gene encoding DNA-directed RNA polymerase subunit beta, with amino-acid sequence MVYSYTEKKRIRKDFGKRPQVLNIPYLLSIQLDSFKKFINQDPTGEYGLEAAFRSVFPIKSYNGNAELQYVNFRIGDNTFDVKECQIRGLTYSSPLRVKLRLIIYDRDTASTSIKDIKEQEVYMGEIPLMTDNGTFVVNGTERVVVSQLHRSPGVFFDSDKGKTHSSGKILYNARVIPYRGSWLDFEFDPKDHLFVRIDRRRKLPVTIILRALNYNTEEILDIFFQKNVYIINNSCIQLQLVPERLRGETASFDIKSQGIRYVEKGRRITARHIQNLKKNKINLIQVPIEYLLKKVVSKNYIHPKTGIPIINANTELSLEIIEEIKKSGFTQIETIFTNDLDHGPYISETLKIDSTFDRNSALVEIYRMMRPGEPPTKEAAENLFDNLFFNEERYDLSSVGRMKFNRSLFRKASSGSGILNIEDIIDVIKKLVDIRNGKGDIDDIDHLGNRRIRSVGEMAENQFRIGLVRVERAVKERLSIGDVDTAMPQDIINAKPISAAIKEFFGSSQLSQFMDQNNPLSEITHKRRISALGIGGLTRERAGFEVRDVHPTHYGRVCPIETPEGPNIGLINSLSVYARTNEYGFLETPYRKVKEGMVTNDIHYLSAIEEGNYIIAQANTNIKSNGRLKEELITCRNKGESSLFHFSQVNYMDVSTQQIVSVGASLIPFLEHDDANRALMGANMQRQAVPTLKSETPLVGTGMERAVAVDSGVTIIAKRSGIIQYVDSSRIVVKVNDDETLIGQSSIDIYNLTKYTKSNQNTCINQNPCVFLYDEIKKGDVIADGPATDLGELALGQNMRIAFMPWNGYNFEDSILISERIVKEDKFTTIHIQELSCISRDTKLGPEEITSDIPNVGEAALSKLDESGIVYIGAEVVSGDILIGKVTPKGETQLTPEEKLLRAIFGEKASDVKDSSLRVPNGSSGTVIDVQIFTRDGIKKDKRALEIESMQLKEIQKDLQEELKIFESSLVLRIKQLLLSEGISKEKLEKLPHEKWLNIVLNNELKQEKLNQLILQFNNLKKEFKKKLELQRRKIIQGDDLAPGILKVVKVYIAVKRNIQTGDKMAGRHGNKGVISKINPVEDMPYDINGNPVDIVLNPLGVPSRMNIGQILEIHLGMAAKGIGDKISSYLSNSKKNIANLRNFIQQAYDVGENLRQKVDLSLFSDQEILQLANNLKNGMPIATPVFDGAQETEIKKFLELADLPKSGQIDLFDGRTGEKFERPVTVGYMYMLKLNHLVDDKMHARSTGSYSLVTQQPLGGKAQFGGQRFGEMEVWALEAYGASYTLQEMLTVKSDDVNGRTKMYKNIVDGNYHMEPGMPESFNVLLKEIRSLAINIELENE; translated from the coding sequence ATGGTTTATTCTTATACTGAAAAGAAAAGAATTCGTAAAGATTTCGGAAAACGCCCTCAAGTATTAAATATACCTTATTTACTTTCTATCCAATTAGATTCTTTTAAAAAATTTATTAACCAAGATCCTACAGGAGAATATGGACTAGAAGCTGCATTTCGTTCAGTTTTTCCCATAAAAAGCTATAATGGTAATGCTGAATTGCAATATGTTAATTTCCGTATTGGAGACAATACATTTGATGTCAAAGAATGCCAAATCAGAGGTTTAACTTATTCTTCCCCTTTGCGTGTTAAGCTTAGGTTAATTATTTATGATAGAGATACTGCATCTACAAGTATCAAAGATATTAAAGAACAAGAAGTGTATATGGGAGAAATTCCATTAATGACAGATAATGGAACTTTTGTTGTAAACGGAACAGAACGTGTAGTAGTTTCTCAATTACATCGTAGTCCAGGAGTTTTTTTTGATAGTGACAAAGGGAAAACACATTCTTCTGGAAAGATATTATACAACGCTCGAGTTATTCCTTATAGAGGGTCATGGTTAGATTTTGAATTTGATCCAAAAGATCATCTGTTTGTAAGAATAGACAGAAGAAGAAAATTACCTGTTACAATTATATTGCGTGCATTAAATTATAATACAGAGGAAATATTAGATATTTTCTTTCAAAAAAATGTTTATATTATTAATAATAGTTGTATTCAATTGCAATTAGTTCCAGAAAGATTACGAGGAGAGACTGCTTCTTTTGATATTAAATCACAAGGGATTCGATATGTTGAAAAAGGAAGAAGAATCACTGCTCGGCATATACAAAATTTAAAAAAAAATAAAATTAATCTAATTCAAGTTCCAATAGAATATCTATTAAAAAAAGTAGTATCGAAAAATTACATTCATCCTAAAACAGGTATACCTATAATAAATGCTAATACTGAATTGTCTTTAGAAATAATAGAAGAAATTAAGAAATCGGGATTCACTCAAATTGAAACGATTTTTACTAATGATCTTGATCATGGTCCATATATATCTGAAACGTTAAAAATAGATTCTACGTTTGATAGAAATTCTGCGTTAGTGGAAATATATAGAATGATGAGACCTGGAGAACCTCCTACTAAAGAAGCTGCAGAAAATCTTTTTGACAATCTTTTTTTTAACGAAGAAAGATATGATTTATCATCGGTAGGTCGTATGAAATTTAATCGTTCTTTGTTCAGAAAAGCGTCAAGTGGATCAGGTATTCTAAATATAGAAGATATTATTGATGTAATAAAAAAATTAGTTGATATTAGAAATGGAAAAGGAGACATTGATGATATTGACCATTTAGGTAATAGAAGAATTAGATCTGTAGGTGAAATGGCAGAAAATCAATTTAGAATTGGATTAGTTCGTGTTGAAAGAGCAGTAAAAGAAAGACTGTCTATTGGGGATGTAGATACTGCTATGCCTCAGGATATAATTAATGCAAAACCAATTTCTGCTGCAATTAAAGAATTTTTTGGTTCAAGTCAATTATCTCAGTTTATGGATCAAAATAATCCTTTATCTGAAATAACTCATAAACGACGTATTTCTGCTTTAGGAATTGGAGGATTAACCAGAGAAAGAGCTGGATTTGAAGTTCGTGATGTACATCCTACCCATTATGGAAGAGTTTGTCCGATTGAAACTCCAGAAGGTCCTAATATAGGATTAATTAATTCTTTATCAGTATATGCAAGAACAAACGAATATGGTTTTTTAGAAACTCCTTATCGTAAAGTAAAAGAAGGAATGGTGACAAATGATATTCATTATCTTTCTGCTATTGAAGAAGGTAATTATATTATTGCTCAAGCAAATACTAATATTAAAAGTAATGGTAGATTAAAAGAAGAATTGATTACTTGTAGAAATAAAGGGGAATCAAGTTTATTTCATTTTTCTCAAGTAAATTATATGGATGTTTCGACTCAGCAGATTGTTTCGGTTGGAGCTTCTTTAATTCCTTTTTTAGAACATGATGACGCAAATAGAGCTTTAATGGGCGCTAATATGCAGAGACAAGCAGTACCTACTTTAAAATCAGAAACTCCATTAGTTGGAACAGGCATGGAAAGAGCTGTAGCAGTAGACTCTGGAGTAACAATTATTGCGAAAAGAAGTGGAATAATACAATATGTAGATTCTTCTAGAATTGTTGTTAAAGTTAATGATGATGAAACATTAATAGGTCAATCTAGTATTGATATTTATAATTTGACAAAATATACGAAATCTAATCAGAATACTTGTATTAATCAAAATCCATGCGTTTTTTTATATGATGAAATAAAAAAAGGAGATGTTATTGCTGATGGACCTGCTACTGATTTAGGAGAATTAGCTTTAGGGCAAAATATGCGGATAGCATTTATGCCTTGGAATGGATATAATTTTGAAGATTCGATTTTAATTTCTGAAAGAATTGTTAAAGAAGATAAATTTACTACAATACATATTCAAGAATTATCTTGTATATCTCGTGATACCAAGCTTGGACCAGAAGAAATTACATCTGATATACCTAATGTTGGAGAAGCAGCTTTATCAAAATTAGATGAATCAGGTATTGTGTATATAGGAGCGGAAGTTGTTAGTGGTGATATATTAATAGGAAAAGTTACACCTAAAGGAGAAACACAATTAACTCCAGAAGAAAAATTATTAAGAGCTATATTTGGAGAAAAAGCTTCTGATGTAAAAGATTCTTCTTTGAGAGTTCCAAATGGTTCTTCTGGTACTGTTATTGATGTACAGATTTTTACTCGAGATGGAATTAAAAAAGATAAACGAGCATTAGAAATTGAATCAATGCAACTAAAAGAAATTCAAAAAGATTTACAAGAAGAGTTAAAAATATTTGAATCGAGTTTAGTTTTGCGTATAAAACAATTGTTATTAAGTGAGGGTATATCTAAAGAGAAATTAGAAAAATTACCTCATGAAAAATGGTTAAATATTGTTTTAAACAATGAACTTAAGCAAGAAAAATTAAATCAATTGATTTTGCAATTTAATAATTTAAAAAAAGAATTTAAAAAAAAATTAGAATTACAAAGGAGAAAGATTATTCAAGGAGATGATTTAGCTCCGGGTATTTTAAAGGTTGTAAAAGTATATATTGCAGTCAAAAGAAATATTCAAACTGGAGATAAAATGGCAGGTAGACATGGTAATAAAGGTGTTATATCTAAAATTAATCCAGTAGAAGATATGCCATATGATATTAACGGCAATCCAGTTGATATTGTTTTAAATCCATTAGGAGTTCCTTCAAGGATGAATATTGGTCAAATATTAGAAATACATTTAGGAATGGCTGCAAAAGGGATTGGAGATAAAATTAGTTCATATTTATCTAATAGTAAAAAAAATATTGCTAATTTAAGAAATTTTATACAGCAAGCTTATGATGTTGGAGAAAATTTGCGTCAAAAAGTAGATCTTTCATTATTTTCAGATCAGGAAATATTGCAATTAGCAAATAATTTAAAAAATGGTATGCCTATAGCAACACCTGTATTTGACGGAGCGCAAGAAACAGAAATAAAAAAGTTTTTAGAATTAGCGGACTTGCCGAAATCTGGACAAATAGATCTTTTTGATGGCAGAACAGGAGAAAAATTTGAGAGACCTGTAACGGTTGGTTACATGTATATGTTAAAATTAAATCATTTAGTAGATGATAAAATGCATGCAAGATCTACTGGTTCTTATAGCTTAGTTACACAACAACCTTTAGGAGGTAAAGCTCAATTTGGAGGTCAGCGTTTTGGAGAAATGGAGGTCTGGGCTTTAGAAGCATATGGAGCTTCTTATACTTTACAAGAAATGTTAACTGTTAAATCGGATGATGTTAATGGTCGAACTAAAATGTATAAAAATATTGTTGATGGAAATTATCATATGGAACCAGGTATGCCTGAATCGTTTAATGTACTGCTGAAAGAAATTAGATCATTAGCAATTAATATTGAATTAGAAAATGAATAA
- the argE gene encoding acetylornithine deacetylase — protein sequence MKDKQFFMHVFKSLVNISTISSSNKEVDQSNKKFIDVLANYLSDFNFNIYIQKIPNSNDKFNLIASTHKIENTYSEGLMLSGHTDTVPCNENLWQFNPFELTRKKNRLYGLGTTDMKGFFAAMISLIRTLNIKNLKKPLYFLATADEETTMEGMKYFSNNNFGITPSLSIIGEPTSLEIIQSHKGYLCKQIQIQSRSAHSSNPYQEINTIEVMYEVIGCLMQLKQELQLKTNYKFNLPYSTMNFGCIQGGNAVNTICPLCTLQFDIRPIPIFSLAEIDVLLFKYLMPIEKKWKIKIKIVNLYDFIPGYDFKNLNLLKKLEYVLSKKSNYVDYCTEASFLNTVLPTIILGPGSIKQAHQSNEFFDIRYLDETYKIFLKLINYFCV from the coding sequence ATGAAAGATAAACAATTTTTTATGCATGTTTTTAAATCTTTAGTTAATATTTCTACGATTAGTTCCTCAAATAAAGAAGTTGATCAAAGTAATAAAAAATTTATTGATGTTTTAGCAAATTATTTAAGTGATTTTAATTTTAATATATATATACAAAAAATTCCTAATAGTAATGATAAATTTAATTTAATAGCTAGTACTCATAAAATCGAAAATACTTATTCAGAAGGTCTTATGTTATCTGGTCATACAGATACTGTTCCTTGTAATGAAAATTTATGGCAATTTAATCCATTTGAATTAACAAGAAAAAAAAATCGTTTGTATGGATTAGGAACAACAGATATGAAAGGTTTTTTTGCTGCTATGATTAGTTTAATTCGTACGTTAAATATAAAAAATTTAAAGAAGCCTTTATATTTTTTAGCAACAGCTGATGAAGAAACAACTATGGAAGGCATGAAATATTTCTCTAATAATAATTTTGGTATTACTCCAAGTTTATCTATTATTGGAGAACCAACATCTTTAGAAATCATACAATCACATAAAGGTTATTTATGTAAACAAATTCAAATACAAAGTCGTTCCGCACATTCTAGTAATCCATACCAAGAAATTAACACAATTGAAGTAATGTATGAAGTTATTGGTTGTTTAATGCAATTAAAACAAGAATTACAATTAAAAACAAATTATAAATTTAATCTTCCATACTCTACTATGAATTTTGGTTGTATTCAAGGAGGTAATGCAGTTAATACAATATGTCCTTTATGCACGTTACAATTTGACATACGTCCTATACCTATTTTTTCTTTAGCAGAAATCGATGTTTTACTATTTAAATATCTGATGCCTATAGAAAAAAAATGGAAAATAAAAATTAAAATAGTTAATTTATATGATTTTATTCCTGGTTATGATTTTAAAAATTTAAATTTACTAAAAAAGTTAGAATATGTTTTATCAAAAAAAAGCAATTATGTGGATTATTGTACTGAAGCATCTTTTTTAAATACAGTATTACCAACAATTATTTTAGGTCCTGGTTCAATTAAACAAGCTCATCAATCCAATGAATTTTTTGATATTAGATATCTTGATGAAACTTATAAGATTTTTTTAAAATTAATTAATTATTTTTGTGTTTAA
- the argC gene encoding N-acetyl-gamma-glutamyl-phosphate reductase, translating into MINVLIVGASGYVGAELTLYLSKHFGIKTINLAVSKNSKDANIKINKIHNKLKNIVDLTLTPLDDPSEIAKKIDVVFLATDHKVSHELVPVFLLHKCVVFDLSGSFRMKNIEVYHKYYTFSHKYPSLLNDAIYGLAEFINFNEIKKKNLIAVPGCYPTAVQIGLKPLILSNAIDLNYKPIVNAISGISGSGRVPSLNNSYCEVGLKPYKLFHHRHQPEIEEHLGIPIVFNPHIGNFSRGIIATITCRLKNFFKKEEIQAIYSKYYSKKPLVRLYNHDIPNLNAVIGFPFCDIGYAIQKEYIVIVVTEDNLLKGAASQAIQCFNIKFRYPECTSLL; encoded by the coding sequence ATGATAAATGTTTTAATTGTTGGAGCAAGTGGATATGTAGGAGCAGAATTAACATTATATCTATCTAAACATTTTGGAATAAAAACTATTAATTTAGCAGTATCAAAAAATAGCAAAGATGCGAACATTAAAATTAATAAAATACATAATAAATTAAAAAATATTGTTGATTTAACTTTAACTCCATTAGATGATCCATCAGAAATAGCAAAAAAAATAGATGTTGTTTTTCTTGCAACTGATCATAAAGTTAGTCATGAATTAGTCCCTGTATTTCTATTGCATAAATGCGTTGTTTTCGATCTTTCGGGATCTTTTAGAATGAAAAACATAGAAGTTTATCACAAATATTACACATTTTCTCACAAATATCCTTCTTTATTAAATGATGCAATTTATGGGTTAGCAGAATTTATTAATTTTAATGAAATAAAAAAGAAAAATTTAATTGCTGTTCCAGGATGTTATCCAACTGCAGTACAAATAGGGCTAAAACCTCTTATTTTATCAAATGCAATTGATTTAAATTACAAACCTATTGTCAATGCAATCAGCGGTATCAGTGGATCAGGAAGAGTTCCTAGTTTAAACAATAGTTATTGTGAAGTAGGATTAAAACCCTACAAACTTTTTCATCATCGTCATCAACCCGAAATAGAAGAGCATCTTGGAATTCCAATAGTATTTAATCCTCACATAGGAAATTTTTCTAGAGGAATCATAGCAACGATAACATGTCGATTAAAAAATTTTTTCAAAAAAGAAGAAATACAAGCTATTTATTCTAAATATTATTCAAAAAAACCTTTAGTAAGATTATATAATCATGATATACCTAACTTAAATGCAGTTATAGGATTTCCTTTCTGTGACATAGGTTACGCAATACAAAAAGAATATATAGTTATAGTAGTAACAGAAGATAACCTATTAAAAGGCGCTGCATCTCAAGCAATTCAATGTTTTAATATCAAATTTAGGTATCCCGAATGTACTTCTTTATTGTAA
- the rplJ gene encoding 50S ribosomal protein L10: MPLNQQDKKTIIEKVNKICHSALSVVIVEFKNISVNTITKLRKEALKNDVYIHIIRNTLLKIAFNKTEFECLNTVLKGSILVAFSMKHPGSAMRILQVYEKEFNNLKIVNVAFEGKLLEKQEILQLALMPTHLEAVSRFIFTIQEAAIGKLIRLLHSIRNKKEKNK; encoded by the coding sequence ATGCCATTAAATCAGCAAGATAAAAAAACAATTATAGAAAAAGTAAATAAAATTTGTCATTCAGCGTTATCTGTTGTTATAGTAGAATTTAAAAATATATCTGTTAATACAATTACTAAATTAAGAAAAGAAGCGTTAAAAAATGATGTATATATTCATATTATACGTAATACATTGTTAAAAATTGCTTTTAATAAAACTGAATTTGAATGTTTGAATACTGTATTAAAAGGTTCTATTTTAGTAGCATTTTCGATGAAACATCCAGGTAGTGCTATGAGAATATTACAAGTTTATGAAAAAGAATTCAATAATTTAAAAATTGTGAATGTAGCTTTCGAAGGAAAATTATTAGAAAAACAAGAAATACTTCAATTAGCTCTTATGCCAACTCATTTAGAAGCAGTATCTCGTTTTATTTTTACTATACAGGAAGCTGCGATAGGAAAATTAATTCGATTATTGCATTCTATCCGTAATAAAAAAGAAAAAAATAAATAG
- the rplA gene encoding 50S ribosomal protein L1 has product MNTRIKKINRIKETIDVNKLYSFTEAIELIKSTAIAKFNESIDVSIHLGIDPKKTEQNVKGTVILPHGIGRNIVVAVFAKDAVHVQQAQDAGAEFIGMEDLVQKIKKDNLTIDIVIATPDTMKLVSTIGSFLGPRGLMPNPKLGTITSNVFQSVKNAKSGQIQYKNNKNGIINTIIGKTNFHKNQLKDNLISFLTSLKKNKPTNSKGNFLKKIILSSTMGISLPLDQSYLL; this is encoded by the coding sequence ATGAACACAAGAATAAAAAAAATAAATAGAATAAAAGAAACAATTGATGTAAATAAATTGTATTCTTTTACAGAAGCGATAGAGTTAATAAAAAGTACAGCTATTGCTAAATTTAACGAAAGTATTGATGTATCAATTCACTTAGGCATTGATCCAAAAAAAACAGAACAAAATGTTAAAGGAACAGTTATTTTACCTCATGGCATTGGTCGAAATATTGTAGTTGCTGTTTTTGCAAAAGATGCTGTTCATGTACAACAAGCGCAAGATGCTGGAGCTGAATTTATAGGAATGGAAGATTTAGTACAGAAAATTAAAAAAGATAATTTAACAATTGATATTGTTATTGCGACTCCTGATACGATGAAATTAGTTAGTACTATTGGGTCTTTTTTAGGTCCTCGAGGGTTAATGCCTAATCCAAAATTAGGAACTATCACTTCAAATGTGTTTCAATCTGTTAAAAATGCTAAATCTGGACAAATACAATACAAAAATAATAAAAATGGCATAATTAATACAATAATAGGTAAAACAAATTTTCATAAAAATCAATTAAAAGATAATTTAATATCTTTTTTAACGTCATTAAAAAAAAATAAACCTACCAATTCAAAAGGAAATTTTTTAAAAAAAATTATATTGTCATCAACAATGGGTATATCTCTACCGTTAGATCAATCTTATTTGCTTTAA